The window aataaaaaatggtataGACTCCAATAATCTCATTCTATGCATTTATTCTTATCTTTAAAGATAGCATTCACTACTCTGTTTTTTAACTGTATTACAGATAATTATATTAAAACGTTTATTCCATTGCAGTTTCCTCCCAGTTAAGCAGGATATTGGCAAACATGTTTGCACAAATTGTGAACTGAACCACATGACTAGATAGGCAGTCAAACTCTCTAGTGAGTCATCTTTGATCATGaggtatatatacatactataaaTATAGAAAGATTTGACCCTTGAATAATGCAGAGTTTGGAGCAATGGCACCTTGTGCAAttgaaaatctgcctgtaatattgCAATCAATCCTCCCTATCCATAGCTCCACACCCTCTGATTCAGTCAAcccttttataaaattatataaattgccTTGGATTTTACATGTACACTGTTTTACATTAGTAATATATCtcatgacaattttttttccataaagcaAGGCAAAAATTACTCAGGATGAAATTtgtcatttaagaaaatattattctgtgggagagggagagggagagggtgggaagatttgggagaatggcattgaaacatgtaaaatatcatgtatgaaacgagatgccagtccaggttcaatgcacgatgctggatgcttggggctggtgcactggaacgacctggagggatggtatggggagggaggagggaggagggttcaggagggggagcacatgtatacctgtgatggattcattttgatgtttggcaaaactaatacaattacgtaaattttaaaaataaaataaaatttaaaatttaaagaaaatattattcctCATGTCacccaaaaaaatagaaatgcccaaatatttcatattcaaagtttggaaaattttgaagtagaaaaaagcacaacttaaaaaaaaaatacctaaatgatagaatgaaaagaaagtataATAAAGTGAGTAACTGAGATTGTATAGAAAagttgaatttttataaaaatggataTCCAAGGAAACAAGCAGAAGGAGTAAATTTTATTCCACACTGAGAAAAGTGTCACAATTACTGATTCTCAGGCTTTGAGCAGTGCAGTCAAGGGCACTTCATCTGCCCCAGGACAATTGGCCTTTTTATAGCTACTATTCCACAGACTCTCTTCAGAGCCCTCTTTATGTCTTTGTTCCTCAGActgtagatgaaggggttcagcatgggtgTGACCACAGTGTACATCACAGAGGCTGTTGCACTTGAGTGTGAGCTGTGTGTAGCAGCAGAACTAAGGTACACTCCTAGGCttgtacaataaaataaaaagacaactgagAGATGAGATGCACAAGTGGAAAATGCTTTAAACTTTCCCTGAGTTGATGAGATTCTTCGTATGGAAGAGACTATCTTAGAGTAAGAGTAAAGGATACCAGCAAACGGCCCACCAGCTAGTAGCACTGATGCCAAATACATCACCATGTTATTAAGAAAGGTATCAGAACAGGCAAGTTGGACCATCTGATTGAGTTCACAAAAAAATTGGGGAATTTCCACCTCTCTACAGAAGGTCAGTTGCAAAACCATTAAAGTATGTAACAAGGAATTCATAGCACTCATTATCCAGGACACCAATAACAGTAGTCCACAGAGCCGAGGGTTCATGATGACTTTGTAGTGAAGGGGCTGGCAGATGGCCACAAAGCGGTCGTAGGCCATCACTGTCAGGAGGAAGTCATCTAATCCTGCAGAGAATATGTAAAAAACACCTGAATGATACAGCCTTCATAGGTTATGACTTTGCTCTGGTTCTCGATATTCTGTAGCATCTTtgggatggtggtggaggtgaagCACATGTCTACAAAGGACaagttggagaggaagaagtacatgggggtgtgaagATGGGAGTCAGAGATGGTGACCAGGATAATGAGCAGGTTTCCAAACACAGTGATCAGGTACATGGAGAGGAAAAGTCCAAAGATAAGGGGCTGCAATTCTTGTTCTTCTGaaagtcccagaagaaaaaattcagaaaattgtgTATTGTTACCTGGTTCCATGTGATGGAGATGACtaccaggaaaaatgaaaatagcatgAGTAATTTTCACAGAAACTGGCATAACTCACATAGTGCAATTTCTATTTTGCtctcaataaattaattttaatgtcttATGTTTAGAAAAGTTCTATTTCATCTCTACTGGGGAATTTTTGACCCATTCTAAGTATACTCCCAAAGAAATCATGCATTCTACAGTTGTaatgagaaatattttcataCATTTGAAGAATATATATTGAGTGTCCACCGTTTTCAAAACacatattgtttagttgctaagctggaTCTGGCACTTTTGAGacaacccccccgccccccagactGTATGTATATGGTGCTGAAAAATATGATATAATATGGCAAGTGATAACAGTTGCTGcgaagaaaacaaaactagatATGAAAGAGAGTAGTAGGAGGtatggacaaggcaatggcaccccactccagtactcttgcctggaaaatcccatggacagaagagctggaaagctgcagtccatgccatcactgagggtcggacatgactgagtgacttcattttcacttttccctttcatgcattgagaaggaaatggcaacccactccagtgttcttgtctggagaatcccagggatgggggagcctggtgggctgccatctacgaggtctcacagagttggacacgactgaagtgacttaccagcagcagcagtaggaggtATTTTCATGTATTGAGTGTTCAGGTAAGGCCAGCAATCAAGGTGATAATTGAGCAGATAGCTCAAGAAAGGGAGAGCAGGATCTAGTATGATATCAAGAGAAATATGTGTCTGGCGAGGCAATGGCCACTACAAAGGACCTAAGGAAAATACTTGTTCCTTGTACTTTATGAATTTAGTTGCAAAAGCACCCTGTGAATTAAAACATCTCCCATCCTTAGTACCTTCTCCTGACTGAGGTCTGGGCTCTGTGATAAGGCACCTTAATGGATGAATCCAGGCACCTATGCTTTAAGAAC is drawn from Bos mutus isolate GX-2022 chromosome 7, NWIPB_WYAK_1.1, whole genome shotgun sequence and contains these coding sequences:
- the LOC102288329 gene encoding LOW QUALITY PROTEIN: olfactory receptor 7A17 (The sequence of the model RefSeq protein was modified relative to this genomic sequence to represent the inferred CDS: inserted 1 base in 1 codon); amino-acid sequence: MEPGNNTQFSEFFLLGLSEEQELQPLIFGLFLSMYLITVFGNLLIILVTISDSHLHTPMYFFLSNLSFVDMCFTSTTIPKMLQNIENQSKVITYEGCIIQVFFXIFSAGLDDFLLTVMAYDRFVAICQPLHYKVIMNPRLCGLLLLVSWIMSAMNSLLHTLMVLQLTFCREVEIPQFFCELNQMVQLACSDTFLNNMVMYLASVLLAGGPFAGILYSYSKIVSSIRRISSTQGKFKAFSTCASHLSVVFLFYCTSLGVYLSSAATHSSHSSATASVMYTVVTPMLNPFIYSLRNKDIKRALKRVCGIVAIKRPIVLGQMKCP